A genomic window from Candidatus Obscuribacterales bacterium includes:
- the thiL gene encoding thiamine-phosphate kinase, with translation MTAPRFPLTSEQQLVEDIKQWSGNKHIGDDCAILPGGQLVTVDALVEGTHFITSEIGYGNLGWKAAAVNLSDIAAMAGRPRHLVVSLTLPKDIEKSSVRELMISLIDCAKTYRANVVGGDLTAGPVLVVNVTAMGDVHEAGCLTRSGAKVGDVVVVTGDFGASAAGLSLCGNKAAQEKYPYVWQRHTKPSPRLCESWALVRNTAGRASLMDASDGLADALIQIARASQAQNGDLGIEVNQSDIPIHEQTKEVAQLSGVDPLEWAFYGGEDYELVGTLPEEIWNHWKDNNPFKAIGKVVASSGVFLNKGKAKIALDLKKSFQHWTDL, from the coding sequence ATGACAGCTCCCAGATTCCCATTAACTAGCGAACAACAGCTTGTCGAAGACATTAAACAATGGTCCGGCAATAAGCATATTGGTGACGATTGTGCCATTTTGCCGGGCGGGCAGCTTGTAACCGTCGACGCACTTGTCGAGGGCACGCACTTTATAACTAGTGAAATCGGGTATGGAAATCTTGGCTGGAAAGCGGCAGCTGTTAATTTAAGTGACATTGCGGCAATGGCCGGTCGCCCTAGACATTTAGTTGTAAGCCTGACATTGCCCAAGGATATTGAAAAATCATCTGTTCGCGAATTGATGATTTCGTTAATCGACTGCGCAAAAACATATAGAGCCAATGTGGTTGGTGGCGATTTAACAGCTGGACCTGTTTTGGTTGTTAATGTAACTGCCATGGGTGATGTCCACGAAGCTGGTTGTTTGACTCGATCCGGAGCCAAAGTCGGAGATGTTGTTGTTGTAACAGGTGACTTCGGCGCAAGTGCTGCCGGACTGTCGCTCTGCGGAAATAAAGCTGCACAGGAAAAATATCCCTACGTCTGGCAGAGGCACACAAAACCCTCCCCACGATTGTGTGAGTCCTGGGCGCTTGTGAGAAATACTGCCGGTCGTGCCAGCCTGATGGATGCGTCTGATGGACTTGCCGATGCTTTAATTCAAATTGCTAGAGCTAGCCAAGCGCAAAATGGCGATTTGGGTATAGAAGTAAATCAATCAGATATACCAATTCACGAGCAAACTAAAGAAGTGGCACAACTTTCCGGTGTTGATCCTCTTGAATGGGCTTTTTATGGCGGTGAAGACTATGAACTGGTCGGCACATTGCCCGAGGAAATTTGGAATCACTGGAAAGATAACAACCCGTTTAAAGCCATTGGCAAAGTTGTTGCCAGTTCGGGTGTGTTTTTAAATAAGGGCAAGGCAAAAATTGCTCTCGATTTGAAAAAAAGCTTTCAACATTGGACTGACTTGTAA
- a CDS encoding YggT family protein, protein MLDIGSLIASVIQLACGLIVIWCLLSWFPNIRWYEPPFKWLDMAVKPIVEPFRRLIPPISGIDLSPMIAIILLQLAGNLVRQLLP, encoded by the coding sequence ATGTTAGATATCGGAAGTTTAATAGCCAGTGTCATCCAGCTCGCATGCGGGCTAATTGTAATTTGGTGTCTGCTCAGCTGGTTTCCCAATATTCGCTGGTATGAACCGCCATTCAAGTGGTTGGATATGGCTGTCAAACCTATCGTTGAACCATTCAGAAGGCTTATCCCGCCAATTAGCGGCATAGACCTTTCTCCCATGATTGCCATTATTCTTCTTCAATTAGCCGGCAATCTAGTGCGACAATTACTTCCATAA
- a CDS encoding M48 family metallopeptidase → MSTVESRTRKRFPRITSAAFEHPADTQALEAVKRIPILDKVFRKLMELGIERVFRIQLMGQAIHVTPKQCPKIYRLFKEAADILDMHEPDLFLTTNPQVNAFTFGVERPFIVLQSALVDLLDEEELMAVLGHELGHVKCGHVLYRSIAYFLGQIAGRILGLGGMASMGLAVALFEWSRKSELSADRAELLVVQDPDVCLRLHMKLAGGSKAVFSQTDPQEFLRQADTYEELDYSTLNKVYKLLHELSQSHPLPVYRAKEIQNWARSKQYQEILAGRYPTSEPTSGLRTCPHCQSKISPSFFFCPDCGKSART, encoded by the coding sequence ATGTCGACAGTCGAAAGCCGCACCAGGAAGAGGTTTCCCCGGATCACATCAGCCGCCTTTGAACATCCGGCTGACACGCAGGCACTGGAAGCCGTTAAGCGCATACCCATATTAGATAAAGTCTTTCGCAAATTAATGGAGCTGGGAATTGAGCGGGTTTTTCGCATTCAGCTGATGGGTCAAGCTATTCATGTCACACCCAAGCAGTGTCCCAAAATCTATCGCCTATTTAAAGAAGCAGCTGACATTTTGGACATGCATGAGCCGGATTTATTTCTAACCACAAATCCACAAGTCAACGCATTTACTTTCGGTGTGGAAAGACCGTTCATTGTTTTGCAATCAGCTCTCGTAGATCTTTTAGATGAAGAAGAATTGATGGCGGTACTAGGACACGAACTAGGACATGTAAAATGCGGACACGTTCTATATAGATCCATTGCTTATTTTCTAGGACAAATAGCCGGTCGCATTCTAGGATTAGGCGGCATGGCTTCTATGGGACTAGCAGTTGCATTATTTGAATGGTCGCGCAAATCGGAACTCTCCGCTGACAGAGCCGAATTGCTTGTCGTGCAAGATCCTGATGTCTGCTTGCGTTTGCACATGAAGCTGGCAGGTGGATCAAAAGCGGTTTTCTCTCAGACTGATCCACAAGAATTCTTGAGACAAGCGGACACTTATGAAGAACTCGATTATTCAACGCTGAATAAAGTCTACAAGCTGCTGCACGAACTATCACAAAGCCATCCATTGCCGGTCTATCGCGCCAAAGAAATCCAGAACTGGGCGCGCAGTAAGCAGTACCAGGAAATTCTCGCTGGTCGTTATCCTACAAGCGAGCCTACATCAGGCTTGCGCACATGCCCGCATTGCCAGTCGAAAATAAGTCCATCATTCTTCTTTTGTCCGGATTGTGGCAAAAGCGCCAGAACCTAG